From a region of the Panicum virgatum strain AP13 chromosome 2K, P.virgatum_v5, whole genome shotgun sequence genome:
- the LOC120668434 gene encoding uncharacterized protein LOC120668434 → MDNLNTHSEQANQPQGQQANGLPLDIPTSQVLDSPMIEQQSTNQTPQWFSLEQHRLQLGQVLQLCNEQVQVSRRQEMSLQNATLSNILTTDVLLQNVEEVDSMRLELQRIRENQETSRHAWDQLLQVVVDANETNEALIRMFAALQQEINSHVSGPGDEASSVASRDNQD, encoded by the exons ATGGACAATCTCAATACCCATTCTGAACAGGCCAATCAACCTCAGGGACAACAAGCAAATGGCCTTCCTTTGGATATACCAACAAGTCAGGTCTTAGATAGTCCTATGATTGAACAACAGAGCACAAATCAGACGCCGCAATGGTTCTCCCTTGAGCAGCACAGGCTGCAGTTGGGTCAGGTTCTCCAACTCTGC AACGAGCAGGTTCAGGTGTCGCGGCGGCAGGAAATGTCTTTACAGAACGCAACTCTATCAAACATTCTGACAACTgatgtgctgctccagaacgtTGAAGAGGTAGACAGCATGCGCTTAGAGTTGCAAAGGATCCGAGAGAATCAAGAAACTTCACGGCATGCTTGGGATCAATTGCTGCAGGTTGTAGTTGATGCAAATGAAACGAACGAGGCACTTATCAGAATGTTTGCTGCGTTGCAGCAGGAAATAAACTCACATGTTTCAGGCCCTGGAGATGAAGCATCAAGTGTAGCGAGCAGAGACAACCAGGACTGA
- the LOC120668357 gene encoding putative F-box/FBD/LRR-repeat protein At5g44950, whose translation MATEPPHPKSTGKPQGQPPPPLGAGEEGGGGCFCGGDRISGLPDAILGEIISLLPIKDAARTQALASRWRHLWRSSPLSLDGGDLPAEGEVSRAGLVSRVLAAHPGPARRFSVSALQLLLCPSAVGSWIRSPALDGLRELEFQIGELINLQSPLPWLPDSALFRFSATLRLATISRCRISEGAVGALRFPQLRELALESVRISEESLQSMIAGSPVLECLLLSRSVGFSRVRINSRSLVSIGVRDFSGELIIGNAPSLERLLQLELFRDLRVSIVSAPKLETLGWISDRDHYFKLAFGTAAVQDLRSVSATAVVRSIKILAVDILTLSLDMVLDLVRCFPCLEKLYIEFFLSVDRNSWCRKQHDVIRCLDIRLKTVVLKNYCGTMSHVNFASFFVLNAKMLESMTFEGGACHNQRFIAEQHSLLELEKRVSRSAQFYFTVCRSQDKNLTHVKHVHDLSITDPFEYRC comes from the exons ATGGCGACGGAGCCGCCCCATCCCAAATCTACAGGCAAGCCGCaagggcagccgccgccgccgctcggcgccggcgaggaaggaggcggcggaTGCTTCTGCGGCGGCGATCGCATCAGCGGCCTCCCGGACGCCATTCTCGGCGAGATCATCTCCCTGCTCCCCATCAAGGACGCCGCCCGCACGCAGGCGCTCGCCTCCCGGTGGCGCCACCTGTGGCGCTCCTCCCCTCTCagcctcgacggcggcgacctCCCAGCCGAGGGCGAGGTCTCCCGCGCCGGCCTCGTCTCGCGGGTCCTCGCCGCCCACCCGGGCCCCGCCCGCCGCTTCTCCGTCTCCGCGCTCCAGCTCCTGCTCTGCCCCTCGGCGGTCGGCTCCTGGATCCGCTCCCCTGCGCTCGACGGCCTCCGGGAGCTCGAGTTCCAAATCGGCGAGTTGATAAATCTGCAGTCTCCCTTGCCGTGGCTGCCGGACTCCGCCTTGTTCCGTTTCTCGGCCACCCTCCGCCTGGCCACCATCAGCAGATGCCGCATCTCGGAAGGCGCTGTCGGAGCGCTTCGCTTCCCCCAGCTCAGGGAGCTTGCGCTTGAGAGCGTCCGCATCTCGGAGGAATCACTGCAGAGCATGATTGCTGGATCTCCTGTCCTGGAGTGCTTGCTGCTTAGCCGCAGCGTTGGCTTCAGTCGTGTCCGGATCAACTCCCGGAGCCTTGTGAGCATCGGTGTGCGAGATTTCTCAGGGGAACTCATCATCGGGAACGCCCCTTCGCTTGAACGGCTGCTGCAACTCGAACTATTTCGGGACCTTCGTGTGTCAATAGTTTCAGCACCAAAGCTGGAAACGTTGGGCTGGATTTCTGACCGTGATCACTACTTCAAGCTGGCATTTGGCACTGCAGCAGTTCAG GACTTGCGTTCTGTTAGCGCTACAGCAGTGGTGCGTAGTATCAAGATTCTAGCTGTTGATATTCTTACACTTAGCCTGGATATGGTTCTTGATTTAGTGAGATGCTTTCCATGCTTGGAGAAGCTGTACATCGAG ttttttctGTCGGTGGACAGAAATTCATGGTGTCGTAAACAACATGATGTTATTAGATGCCTTGATATCCGTCTGAAGACTGTAGTGTTGAAGAATTATTGTGGCACAATGTCTCATGTTAACTTTGCGTCATTCTTTGTATTGAACGCAAAAATGCTGGAGTCAATGACATTTGAGGGTGGAGCCTGCCATAATCAAAGGTTTATTGCAGAGCAGCATAGTTTACTTGAGCTCGAGAAAAGGGTTTCGAGAAGCGCACAGTTTTATTTCACAGTTTGTAGATCTCAGGACAAAAATCTTACACATGTCAAACATGTCCATGATTTGTCAATAACTGATCCTTTTGAATATAGATGTTGA
- the LOC120668442 gene encoding E3 ubiquitin-protein ligase AIRP2-like isoform X2, translating to MAAHRGDLGRQLPLRGPLKALEADIHHANAMADAIQRNYGGACVQMRLSFSSLAPFFLYLIQWLDWGCCYALPSYLGLFHILICKVYADGDSSVSTYERRASLREFYAIIYPILQQLESSLIERDLKGKGRYKDIVSRRRMEDWKRLSGKDVEREDECGICMETCTKMVLPNCSHAMCIKCYRDWYKRSESCPFCRGSLKRIRSRDLWVLTNYNDVIDPANLERENVRHFYSYIDSLPLILPDNIFFFYYHYLI from the exons ATGGCGGCGCACCGGGGGGACCTGGGGCGGCAGCTCCCGCTGAGAGGCCCCCTCAAGGCCCTCGAGGCCGACATCCACCACGCCAACGCCAT GGCGGATGCCATTCAGAGGAACTATGGTGGAGCATGCGTGCAGATGAGGCTGTCGTTCAGCTCCCTGGCTCCATTCTTCCTGTACCTCATCCAGTGGCTGGATTGGGGATGCTGCTACGCTCTTCCCAGTTATTTAGGACTCTTTCACATTCTCATATGCAAG GTTTATGCAGATGGGGATAGCTCGGTGTCAACATATGAAAGGCGGGCAAGCCTTAGGGAATTCTATG CAATCATCTACCCTATTCTGCAGCAGCTGGAGAGTAGTCTGATTGAGAGGGACCTGAAAGGGAAGGGTCGATACAAAGACATAGTGAGTAGGAGGCGTATGGAGGATTGGAAAAGGCTTTCTGGCAAGGATGTGGAGAGGGAGGATGAATGTGGCATTTGCATGGAGACATGCACCAAGATGGTCCTGCCTAATTGCAGTCATGCAATGTGCATAAAATGCTATAGGGACTG GTATAAAAGATCAGAATCTTGCCCTTTCTGCCGAGGAAGCCTCAAAAGAATCCGCTCAAGAGACCTTTGGGTGCTTACAAATTACAATGACGTCATTGACCCTGCAAATTTAGAAAGAGAAAACGTGAGGCATTTCTATAGTTATATTGACAGCTTGCCTCTTATACTTCCTgataatattttctttttctactACCATTACCTAATATAA
- the LOC120668442 gene encoding E3 ubiquitin-protein ligase AIRP2-like isoform X1, producing MAAHRGDLGRQLPLRGPLKALEADIHHANAMADAIQRNYGGACVQMRLSFSSLAPFFLYLIQWLDWGCCYALPSYLGLFHILICKVYADGDSSVSTYERRASLREFYASCIAAIIYPILQQLESSLIERDLKGKGRYKDIVSRRRMEDWKRLSGKDVEREDECGICMETCTKMVLPNCSHAMCIKCYRDWYKRSESCPFCRGSLKRIRSRDLWVLTNYNDVIDPANLERENVRHFYSYIDSLPLILPDNIFFFYYHYLI from the exons ATGGCGGCGCACCGGGGGGACCTGGGGCGGCAGCTCCCGCTGAGAGGCCCCCTCAAGGCCCTCGAGGCCGACATCCACCACGCCAACGCCAT GGCGGATGCCATTCAGAGGAACTATGGTGGAGCATGCGTGCAGATGAGGCTGTCGTTCAGCTCCCTGGCTCCATTCTTCCTGTACCTCATCCAGTGGCTGGATTGGGGATGCTGCTACGCTCTTCCCAGTTATTTAGGACTCTTTCACATTCTCATATGCAAG GTTTATGCAGATGGGGATAGCTCGGTGTCAACATATGAAAGGCGGGCAAGCCTTAGGGAATTCTATG CTTCTTGCATTGCAGCAATCATCTACCCTATTCTGCAGCAGCTGGAGAGTAGTCTGATTGAGAGGGACCTGAAAGGGAAGGGTCGATACAAAGACATAGTGAGTAGGAGGCGTATGGAGGATTGGAAAAGGCTTTCTGGCAAGGATGTGGAGAGGGAGGATGAATGTGGCATTTGCATGGAGACATGCACCAAGATGGTCCTGCCTAATTGCAGTCATGCAATGTGCATAAAATGCTATAGGGACTG GTATAAAAGATCAGAATCTTGCCCTTTCTGCCGAGGAAGCCTCAAAAGAATCCGCTCAAGAGACCTTTGGGTGCTTACAAATTACAATGACGTCATTGACCCTGCAAATTTAGAAAGAGAAAACGTGAGGCATTTCTATAGTTATATTGACAGCTTGCCTCTTATACTTCCTgataatattttctttttctactACCATTACCTAATATAA
- the LOC120668453 gene encoding uncharacterized protein LOC120668453, which produces MDNLNTHSEQANQPQRQQANGLPLDIPTSQVLDSHMIEQQSTNQTPQWFSLEQHRLQLAQVLQLCNEQVQVLRQQEMSLQNAVVSNNLTTDVLLQNVEEVASMRLELQRIRENEETSRRAWDHLLQHVVTVHETNKPLIRMIATLQQEINSHVSGPGDEASSVASRDNQD; this is translated from the exons ATGGACAACCTCAATACCCATTCTGAACAGGCCAATCAACCTCAGAGACAACAAGCAAATGGCCTTCCTTTGGATATACCAACAAGTCAGGTCTTAGATAGTCATATGATTGAACAACAGAGCACAAATCAGACGCCGCAATGGTTCTCCCTTGAGCAGCACAGGCTGCAGTTGGCTCAGGTTCTCCAACTCTGC AACGAGCAGGTTCAGGTGTTGCGGCAGCAGGAAATGTCTTTACAGAATGCAGTTGTATCAAACAATCTGACAACCGATGTGCTGCTCCAGAATGTTGAAGAGGTAGCCAGCATGCGCTTAGAGTTGCAAAGGATCCGAGAGAATGAAGAAACTTCACGGCGTGCTTGGGATCATTTGCTGCAGCATGTTGTTACTGTACATGAAACGAACAAGCCACTTATCAGAATGATTGCTACGTTGCAGCAGGAAATAAACTCACATGTTTCAGGCCCTGGAGATGAAGCATCAAGTGTGGCAAGCAGAGACAACCAGGACTGA